One segment of Vagococcus martis DNA contains the following:
- a CDS encoding glycoside hydrolase family 13 protein, translated as MEKAALYHRPESEYAYLYDKDTMHIRLRTKRNDISNVKLISGDPYLIHETKWYNHSENMQIIAQTEDYDYWFIEKIADFKRLQYAFELTDNKERVFYGDRGLFEMTEQARMKAENYFRLPYFHDIDRVKTPEWVKKTVWYQIFPERFDNGDTTNDPDNVLKWGSKNPDRDDFFGGDLQGVINRLDHLADLGINGIYFCPIFKASSNHKYDTIDYFEIDPQFGTKELFKELVEKAHEKGIKIMLDAVFNHTGYYSKEWLDVVENGEKSKYKDWFHINRYPVEFGKNGNFEGATTIAYDTFAFTPRMPKLNTANPEVREYLLKIAKYWIEKFDIDAWRLDVANEVDHHFWKAFYHETTSLKEDFYILGEIWHSSQSWLNGDEFHAVMNYAYTETIINYFVKKDISSTKLASGLYEQLMLYRNQTNQVMFNCLDSHDTTRLLTLCNGDKDLAKMTLAFTFLQQGSPCIYYGTEYAMEGENDPDCRRCMVWEEDKQDKEFYEFIKELIQLRHNEQHIISYGSLDFNLLDNDKNIVGFKRVLDNQELIAIFNNSLTENIDLDNKENVVFSQNIVLDSEKVIIKPKGFVLYKKCYR; from the coding sequence ATGGAAAAAGCAGCTTTATATCACAGACCTGAAAGTGAGTATGCTTATTTATATGATAAAGATACTATGCATATTCGGTTAAGAACCAAAAGAAACGATATATCTAATGTAAAACTTATTAGTGGAGACCCATATTTAATTCATGAAACTAAATGGTATAACCATTCAGAAAACATGCAAATAATTGCGCAAACAGAAGACTATGATTATTGGTTTATTGAAAAAATAGCCGATTTTAAGCGGTTACAGTATGCGTTTGAGCTAACTGATAATAAAGAGCGTGTATTTTACGGTGATAGAGGGTTATTTGAAATGACTGAGCAGGCACGTATGAAAGCGGAGAATTATTTTAGGTTACCGTATTTTCATGATATAGATAGAGTTAAGACGCCAGAATGGGTTAAGAAAACTGTTTGGTATCAAATATTCCCTGAACGATTTGATAATGGTGATACAACAAATGATCCAGATAATGTTTTGAAATGGGGCTCAAAAAATCCTGATCGTGATGATTTTTTTGGAGGAGACTTACAAGGTGTGATTAATCGCTTGGACCATTTAGCTGACCTAGGAATTAATGGTATTTATTTCTGTCCAATTTTTAAAGCAAGCTCAAATCACAAATATGATACAATCGACTATTTTGAGATTGACCCTCAATTTGGTACAAAAGAACTTTTTAAAGAATTAGTTGAAAAAGCACACGAAAAAGGAATAAAAATTATGTTGGATGCTGTGTTTAATCACACAGGATATTATTCAAAAGAATGGTTGGATGTTGTAGAAAATGGAGAAAAGTCTAAATATAAAGATTGGTTCCATATTAATCGTTATCCGGTAGAATTCGGAAAAAATGGTAATTTTGAGGGAGCAACAACAATTGCTTATGACACTTTTGCTTTTACACCTCGCATGCCAAAATTAAATACAGCTAATCCAGAAGTAAGAGAGTATCTGTTAAAAATAGCTAAGTATTGGATAGAAAAATTTGACATTGATGCATGGCGATTAGATGTTGCTAATGAGGTAGATCATCATTTTTGGAAAGCTTTCTATCATGAAACAACTTCTTTAAAAGAAGATTTCTATATACTAGGAGAGATTTGGCATTCTTCTCAAAGTTGGTTAAATGGTGATGAATTCCATGCTGTAATGAATTATGCCTATACGGAAACAATTATAAATTATTTTGTTAAAAAAGATATTAGTTCAACTAAGTTAGCAAGTGGATTGTACGAACAATTGATGTTATATCGAAATCAAACTAATCAAGTAATGTTTAATTGTTTAGATTCACATGATACGACAAGACTGTTGACATTATGTAATGGCGATAAAGATTTAGCAAAAATGACATTAGCTTTTACGTTTTTGCAACAAGGCTCACCATGTATTTATTATGGAACAGAGTATGCGATGGAAGGAGAAAATGACCCTGATTGCCGTCGATGTATGGTTTGGGAAGAGGACAAACAGGATAAAGAGTTTTATGAGTTTATAAAAGAGTTGATACAACTTAGACATAACGAGCAACATATTATAAGTTATGGTTCCTTAGATTTTAATCTATTGGATAATGATAAAAATATTGTTGGTTTCAAACGAGTATTAGATAATCAAGAACTGATTGCAATTTTTAATAACAGTTTGACAGAAAACATTGATTTAGATAATAAAGAAAATGTGGTATTTAGTCAGAATATTGTATTAGATTCAGAAAAAGTCATCATTAAACCAAAAGGGTTTGTTTTGTATAAAAAATGTTATCGATAA
- a CDS encoding extracellular solute-binding protein, whose product MNKMKKIGIGLLTLSAVVALTACGGNKTSKEESGNNTLTVSVDKGYIKYLEEVKGDFEKENNIKIKLVEKDMFDQLDALSLDGPAGKAPDVMMSAYDRLGPLGQQGHIAEVKLSEDSHYNDKDKQQVTVDGKYFGSPAVIETLIMYYNKALINEAPTTFEQLEEMSKDEKYAFEGEKEKNVAFLAKWTDFYSAYGLLAGYGGYVFGDDGTNPQDVGLASKGSIEGIEYATKWYQDVWPKGMMDIKSAGDFIDNQFINGKTAVVINGPWAAQGYSESNVDYGAAKIATLPNGKEYEPFGGGKAWVVSNYSKNKELSQKFVDYLTNVDNQKVFYDMTKEVPANNEAREYAKSKNDSITTAVIDQYESASPMPNIPEMAEVWAGGENLMFDAASGEMSPKEAAQAAVKIINDNISQKYSE is encoded by the coding sequence ATGAACAAGATGAAAAAAATAGGTATTGGTTTATTAACACTTAGTGCAGTTGTTGCACTAACAGCATGTGGTGGAAATAAAACAAGTAAAGAAGAAAGTGGAAATAATACATTAACCGTTTCAGTCGATAAGGGTTACATTAAATACTTAGAGGAAGTAAAAGGTGATTTTGAAAAAGAAAACAATATCAAGATTAAATTAGTTGAAAAAGACATGTTTGATCAATTAGATGCACTTTCTTTAGATGGGCCAGCTGGAAAAGCACCAGATGTGATGATGTCAGCATATGATAGATTAGGACCTTTGGGACAGCAAGGTCATATTGCAGAAGTTAAGTTATCAGAAGACAGTCATTACAATGATAAAGATAAACAACAAGTAACTGTAGATGGTAAATATTTTGGTTCTCCAGCTGTTATTGAAACGTTAATTATGTACTATAATAAAGCACTTATTAACGAAGCTCCAACAACGTTTGAACAATTAGAAGAAATGTCAAAAGATGAAAAATATGCATTTGAAGGTGAAAAAGAAAAAAATGTTGCTTTCTTAGCAAAATGGACAGATTTTTATAGTGCGTATGGTTTATTAGCTGGTTATGGCGGGTATGTATTCGGAGATGATGGTACTAATCCTCAAGATGTTGGGTTAGCAAGTAAAGGATCGATTGAAGGGATTGAGTATGCAACAAAATGGTATCAAGATGTATGGCCTAAAGGGATGATGGACATAAAAAGTGCTGGGGATTTTATTGACAATCAATTTATCAATGGTAAAACAGCCGTTGTAATTAATGGTCCGTGGGCTGCTCAAGGTTATTCAGAATCAAATGTTGATTATGGGGCAGCTAAAATCGCCACTTTACCTAATGGAAAAGAATACGAACCATTTGGTGGAGGAAAAGCTTGGGTAGTAAGTAATTATTCAAAAAATAAAGAACTCAGTCAAAAATTTGTTGATTATTTAACAAATGTAGACAATCAAAAAGTTTTCTATGATATGACAAAAGAAGTTCCAGCGAACAACGAAGCAAGAGAATATGCAAAATCTAAAAATGATTCTATTACCACTGCTGTTATTGATCAATATGAATCAGCAAGTCCAATGCCTAATATTCCTGAAATGGCTGAGGTTTGGGCAGGTGGAGAAAACTTAATGTTTGATGCAGCCTCAGGGGAAATGTCTCCTAAAGAAGCAGCACAAGCAGCTGTTAAGATTATTAATGATAATATTTCACAAAAATATAGTGAATAA
- a CDS encoding carbohydrate ABC transporter permease, with amino-acid sequence MKDVENQSTVKKAMLLSLIPGLGQFKNKQAFKGIIFLGIFLVFVFEFIFFGFSALQGFITLGTEPIVDHSLFMLIEGTLQLIITFLFIVFYVLNIKDAKTIAMRWQRGEKVHTTAKSIMLNVFDEGFAYILTFPAYIVMTVSIIFPVLVTLFMAFTNYDFKHIPPAGLIDWVGFKNFFSIFFLSSYRDTFISVLGWTLIWTICASTLQIVLGVATAVISNQSFIKGKRLFGVIFLLPWAVPAFITIMSFSNIFNDSIGAVNTQILPLLNHLPLIDISPIAWKTDPFWTKTAIIMIQGWLGFPYIYVMTTGILQSIPEELYEAAKIDGANALQRFRTITLPMILYVAAPIFVTQYTGNFNNFSMIYLFNNGGPGSVGGGAGSTDILISWIYKLTTGNAPQYSVAAAITLIISFIVIGVSLMVFKKTKAFDMEGM; translated from the coding sequence ATGAAGGATGTAGAAAATCAATCCACAGTAAAAAAAGCAATGTTACTGTCTTTAATTCCAGGACTCGGGCAGTTCAAAAACAAACAAGCATTTAAAGGAATTATCTTTTTAGGTATTTTTTTAGTATTTGTGTTTGAATTCATATTTTTTGGATTTAGTGCATTACAAGGATTTATTACATTAGGAACAGAGCCTATAGTAGATCATTCATTATTTATGTTAATAGAAGGAACCTTACAATTAATTATAACGTTTCTATTTATTGTATTTTATGTTTTAAATATAAAGGATGCTAAAACTATTGCTATGCGTTGGCAAAGAGGAGAAAAAGTTCATACAACAGCAAAATCAATTATGTTAAATGTCTTTGATGAAGGCTTTGCATATATTTTAACTTTTCCAGCTTATATTGTTATGACTGTTTCAATTATTTTCCCTGTTTTAGTGACCTTGTTTATGGCATTTACTAATTATGATTTTAAGCATATTCCACCTGCAGGGTTGATTGATTGGGTAGGATTTAAAAATTTCTTTAGTATCTTCTTTTTAAGTTCTTATCGAGATACATTTATTTCCGTATTAGGTTGGACGTTAATTTGGACAATTTGTGCGTCAACGTTACAAATTGTGTTAGGCGTTGCAACAGCAGTAATAAGTAATCAGTCATTTATCAAAGGCAAAAGGCTGTTTGGGGTTATTTTCTTATTACCATGGGCAGTTCCGGCATTTATCACGATTATGAGTTTTTCAAATATTTTTAACGATAGTATAGGAGCGGTTAACACACAAATTTTACCCTTATTAAATCACTTACCTCTGATTGATATTTCACCCATAGCGTGGAAAACAGACCCTTTTTGGACTAAGACAGCTATCATTATGATTCAAGGTTGGTTAGGATTTCCTTATATATATGTCATGACAACAGGAATATTACAATCTATTCCTGAAGAGTTATATGAAGCGGCTAAAATTGATGGTGCAAATGCCTTGCAACGTTTCAGAACCATAACCTTACCAATGATTTTATATGTTGCGGCTCCAATTTTTGTTACACAATACACTGGTAATTTCAATAACTTCTCAATGATTTACTTGTTCAATAATGGTGGTCCTGGAAGTGTTGGTGGTGGAGCAGGTTCAACTGATATTTTAATTTCTTGGATTTATAAATTAACAACCGGAAATGCGCCACAATATTCAGTTGCAGCAGCTATTACCTTGATTATTTCATTTATTGTGATTGGTGTATCTTTAATGGTATTTAAGAAAACAAAAGCCTTTGATATGGAGGGGATGTAA
- a CDS encoding sugar ABC transporter permease, translated as MKKNHSVKRARFMSHFFTYLFLVILSIIVIYPLLITASTAFKTGNVGAFTLDFSSGWTLSNFSRLFSETMYGTWYKNTLIIAISTMIFQVLIITLAGYTYSRYRFVGRKKSLKFFLVIQMVPTMAALTAFYVMALLLNALDQPWFLTLIYIGGGIPMNTWLMKGYFDTVPIDLDESAKLDGAGHFRIFWQIILPLVKPMIAVQALWAFMGPFGDFMLAKFLLRSPESITVAVGLQTFINNSRDQKIALFSAGAILIALPISVLFFFLQKNFVSGLLSGGTKG; from the coding sequence ATGAAAAAAAATCATTCAGTAAAACGCGCAAGATTTATGAGCCATTTTTTCACATATTTATTTTTAGTTATCCTATCCATTATCGTAATATATCCTCTTTTAATTACAGCGAGTACAGCATTTAAAACTGGGAATGTTGGTGCGTTTACTTTAGATTTTTCGAGCGGATGGACATTGTCGAATTTTTCTAGATTATTTTCCGAAACGATGTATGGCACATGGTATAAAAATACATTGATTATTGCCATTTCAACTATGATTTTTCAAGTGTTGATTATTACTTTGGCAGGGTATACATATAGTAGATATCGTTTTGTTGGTAGAAAGAAAAGCTTGAAATTCTTTTTAGTTATTCAAATGGTTCCTACTATGGCAGCATTAACAGCCTTTTATGTTATGGCGCTTTTATTAAATGCCTTGGATCAACCATGGTTCTTAACCTTGATTTATATTGGTGGAGGGATTCCTATGAATACTTGGCTAATGAAAGGTTATTTTGATACTGTACCAATTGATTTAGACGAGTCAGCTAAACTTGATGGAGCAGGTCATTTTAGAATTTTTTGGCAAATTATTTTACCATTGGTTAAACCAATGATAGCTGTGCAGGCTCTTTGGGCATTTATGGGTCCTTTTGGAGATTTCATGTTAGCCAAGTTCTTACTTAGAAGTCCTGAAAGTATCACGGTTGCAGTAGGATTACAAACATTTATTAATAATTCTAGAGATCAAAAAATTGCCTTGTTTTCAGCAGGAGCTATACTAATCGCTTTACCAATTTCTGTTTTATTCTTCTTCTTACAGAAAAACTTTGTATCAGGGCTGTTATCAGGTGGAACGAAAGGATGA
- a CDS encoding DUF1189 family protein, producing the protein MIENKFPMNYFSQAINPKKMFLGRTSLRWYQKILITLFLLSLMLIPISIQSKNVPSIKIDALYPKLVEQLKSDESNKEMLQTIHIEDGNLVNQQTSKHSNNVMINPTKSELKNRKNMVVFYPDKLILNDSDKSINIGFDKNLSIAGFQSIDDLITFVEEKWNEQTIFYRTIGYTVIIGMLVLVSSLLLVFGTSLFIYLTRKNHLSNVKTYGEATNIVINALFIPTVIASVLGMFHYDVSLMLTIQALGVAVNILLIFVKTKFNDSLITT; encoded by the coding sequence ATGATAGAAAATAAATTTCCGATGAATTATTTTAGTCAGGCAATCAATCCTAAAAAAATGTTTTTAGGAAGAACCAGTTTACGTTGGTATCAAAAGATACTTATCACGTTGTTTTTATTGTCGCTTATGCTAATTCCTATTTCGATTCAGTCTAAAAATGTTCCGTCAATAAAAATAGATGCGCTATATCCGAAACTAGTCGAACAATTAAAAAGTGATGAATCTAATAAAGAGATGTTGCAAACTATTCATATTGAAGATGGTAATCTTGTTAACCAACAGACATCGAAACATAGTAACAACGTTATGATAAATCCGACTAAAAGTGAACTGAAGAATAGAAAAAATATGGTGGTATTTTATCCAGATAAATTAATACTTAATGATTCTGATAAGTCGATAAATATAGGCTTTGATAAAAATCTATCTATTGCAGGATTTCAATCCATTGACGACTTAATAACATTCGTAGAAGAGAAATGGAATGAACAAACTATTTTCTATCGTACAATAGGTTATACAGTCATTATTGGCATGTTGGTTCTAGTTAGTAGTTTATTATTAGTCTTTGGGACAAGTCTTTTTATTTATTTAACTAGAAAAAACCATTTATCTAATGTTAAAACCTATGGAGAAGCAACAAATATTGTCATAAATGCATTATTCATTCCAACAGTCATCGCATCGGTTCTTGGTATGTTTCATTATGATGTATCATTAATGTTGACAATCCAAGCGTTAGGGGTAGCTGTTAATATCCTGTTAATATTTGTTAAAACAAAATTCAATGATAGTTTAATCACAACATAA
- a CDS encoding sensor histidine kinase, with amino-acid sequence MKSTASKKQRLKFFLINCTAFAILFSLLSFITIQVIQNSAYTETDSTLERMASDPSLLDREIRMLNKDENDGHIGMPKFNFDGPNNQFNTVVVLWDKNGNILNDSTVEDKLENLEEPTLDKKNTDIISTLSLKNKNNDSKFSFRSITISPGENNLNIAYIQVLVNVNQIDEAVKQSRVIILICMFIFWLLSLAISYGLSELAMRPILNSWKKQQEFVENASHELRTPLTIIRLNLEKLFTHPNNTIIDESEHIAQALNESQRLTKLTDDLLLLAKGDSNTLVLDKETIDTNDFIHRVLDPFQLLADEQEKNLSFKEHDSFEAYIDVAKLHQVLLILLDNAFKYTKTGDEITVISSLTTKKQWEVSIKNTGPHIQDDKLNHIFTRFFREDDSRNKETGGNGLGLSIAKQIIEEHGGAIQAKNISPVGVEFMFKLPLTNQKNQNTKSCFGFLFML; translated from the coding sequence ATGAAATCAACTGCCTCAAAAAAACAACGGTTAAAATTTTTCTTAATCAACTGTACTGCTTTTGCCATTCTTTTTTCTTTATTGTCTTTTATAACCATTCAAGTGATTCAAAATTCTGCCTATACTGAAACTGACTCTACTTTGGAAAGAATGGCCAGTGACCCAAGTTTATTGGATAGAGAAATACGAATGTTGAATAAAGATGAAAACGACGGGCACATTGGAATGCCAAAATTTAACTTTGACGGACCAAATAATCAATTTAATACAGTGGTTGTTCTATGGGATAAAAATGGTAATATATTAAATGATTCAACAGTGGAAGATAAACTAGAAAACTTAGAAGAACCGACATTGGATAAAAAAAATACTGATATTATTTCAACTTTATCTTTAAAAAATAAAAATAATGATTCTAAATTTTCATTCCGCAGCATTACCATCTCACCAGGCGAAAACAACTTGAATATTGCCTATATTCAAGTATTAGTCAATGTTAATCAAATCGACGAAGCGGTTAAACAATCTCGTGTGATTATTCTAATCTGTATGTTTATTTTTTGGCTACTATCATTAGCGATTAGTTATGGTTTATCAGAATTGGCAATGCGCCCTATTTTAAACTCTTGGAAAAAACAACAAGAGTTTGTTGAGAATGCCTCTCATGAGTTGCGGACACCACTTACCATTATTCGATTAAATTTAGAAAAACTATTTACTCATCCAAACAATACAATTATCGATGAGTCCGAACACATTGCCCAAGCCTTAAACGAATCACAACGTTTAACAAAACTCACAGATGATTTGCTACTTTTAGCGAAGGGGGATTCTAACACACTAGTACTGGATAAGGAAACCATTGATACAAATGATTTTATCCATAGAGTGCTTGATCCCTTCCAATTACTAGCAGATGAACAAGAAAAAAACTTATCATTTAAAGAGCATGATTCTTTCGAAGCCTATATTGATGTTGCTAAGTTGCATCAGGTCCTCCTAATTCTTTTAGATAATGCCTTTAAATACACAAAAACTGGTGACGAGATTACTGTTATATCTAGTCTTACAACTAAAAAACAATGGGAAGTCTCGATAAAAAATACGGGACCACATATCCAAGATGATAAACTAAATCATATTTTCACCCGATTCTTTAGAGAAGATGATTCACGAAACAAGGAAACTGGTGGAAATGGCTTAGGTTTATCAATTGCTAAACAGATAATTGAAGAGCATGGAGGCGCAATTCAAGCAAAAAACATCTCGCCTGTTGGTGTTGAGTTTATGTTCAAATTGCCTCTTACTAATCAAAAAAACCAAAACACTAAATCATGTTTTGGTTTTTTGTTTATGTTGTGA
- a CDS encoding response regulator transcription factor: MINILVIEDEKEISQHIRDILVELGNVTQVYDGEEALYEVESGEYDFVILDLMLPNMDGLSILKKLRNDKNNIPILILTAKDSLDNKLEGFEVGADDYLTKPFHREELLMRSKAILKRTFELYEDNTLSYGDLTCLLLQREVKYQDNVLPIQGKEYDLLVYLLQNKGIILTKEQIFNRIWGYDSDTALSVVEVYMSHLRKHLKETNLNKQLTTIRNVGYILQKEDAV, from the coding sequence ATGATTAATATTTTAGTAATAGAAGATGAAAAAGAGATTTCTCAACATATCCGAGATATTTTAGTAGAGTTAGGCAATGTCACTCAAGTCTATGATGGAGAGGAAGCCCTTTATGAGGTAGAATCAGGCGAGTATGACTTTGTTATTCTTGATTTGATGTTACCAAATATGGATGGGTTATCTATATTAAAAAAACTTAGAAACGATAAAAATAATATTCCTATTTTAATACTAACAGCCAAAGACAGTCTTGATAATAAACTGGAAGGATTTGAAGTCGGTGCCGATGATTATTTGACCAAGCCATTTCACCGTGAAGAATTACTAATGAGAAGTAAAGCCATCTTAAAACGGACCTTCGAATTATATGAAGACAATACCCTTAGTTATGGCGATTTGACCTGTCTTCTATTGCAACGAGAAGTCAAATACCAAGACAATGTTCTACCAATTCAAGGAAAAGAATATGATTTGCTTGTGTACTTACTACAAAACAAAGGCATAATACTAACGAAAGAACAAATATTCAACCGAATTTGGGGATATGATTCTGACACTGCTTTATCTGTCGTTGAAGTCTATATGAGTCATTTAAGAAAGCATTTAAAAGAAACCAATTTGAATAAACAACTAACTACTATTCGTAACGTTGGTTATATTCTACAAAAAGAGGACGCTGTATGA
- a CDS encoding carbohydrate-binding domain-containing protein has product MKKSFLFILLLSPSFLLTACQSNTTSSSTKVSTTQTSTVSSSSSESSTDLLGKYSDTDLNADYDESSATTISLADSVTIKGEGATADGQTVTITKGGTYIINGELTDGQLIVNTDKTEKVQLVLNNASIHHEDGPAILVEQADKTVITLAEGSKNNVTDGDNYTLENNETEPDATIFSKDDLTLNGKGSLEVEANYNNGIRSKDDLTFVSGNYTVKAKNNALKGKDSVSIKDGIYNLTTSEGDGIQANNSTEEDKGFVTIDGGDFTINSGRDGIQAETALSIQQATFNIKTSDEYNTQQFDTNESYKGLKAKSVTLLSGTYTLNTLDDAIHSNDTLTIKGGDYKIDTGDDAIHADNTLTINDGNITINHSYEGIESSVIKLNGGTINVTASDDGINAGGSSEDDGTGQFGADSFGQGGNPPGQADDSKSLEITGGSITIDASGDGLDSNGSITMSGGDVVVYGPTTGGNSALDYDGTFNLTGGTLVATGTSDMAMNVSDDSSQASVGIYFNSSQSADTLYSLTNSDGTPVVTFKSKKEFQHVVISSPDLKNDGTYSLLSGSSTSEDSSSGLYASGTKINGEKISPITFDGSNILNIDQDGNAVQGGMGMGGGSPGGPR; this is encoded by the coding sequence ATGAAAAAATCATTTTTATTTATCTTACTATTAAGTCCTAGTTTTCTATTAACTGCTTGCCAAAGTAACACAACTAGTTCAAGTACAAAGGTATCAACCACTCAAACAAGCACTGTTTCTTCTAGCTCTTCTGAAAGTTCAACTGATTTATTAGGAAAGTATTCTGATACTGATTTGAACGCTGACTATGATGAATCAAGTGCAACAACTATCTCTTTAGCAGATTCTGTCACTATTAAAGGAGAAGGTGCAACAGCTGATGGACAAACCGTTACAATTACAAAAGGTGGAACGTATATTATTAATGGCGAATTAACTGACGGTCAACTAATTGTTAATACTGATAAAACAGAAAAAGTTCAATTGGTTTTAAATAATGCTTCCATTCATCATGAAGATGGGCCAGCAATACTAGTAGAACAAGCAGATAAAACTGTCATTACTCTAGCCGAAGGGTCAAAAAATAATGTAACTGATGGTGATAATTACACCTTAGAGAATAATGAAACAGAACCAGATGCAACTATTTTTAGCAAAGATGATTTAACTTTAAATGGTAAAGGTAGTCTTGAAGTTGAGGCAAACTACAATAATGGTATCAGAAGTAAAGACGATCTAACCTTTGTTTCTGGCAATTATACCGTTAAGGCAAAAAATAATGCGTTAAAAGGAAAAGATTCTGTTTCTATAAAAGATGGTATCTATAACTTAACAACAAGTGAAGGAGATGGGATTCAAGCAAATAATTCAACTGAAGAGGATAAAGGATTTGTTACTATTGATGGCGGTGATTTTACAATAAATAGTGGTCGTGATGGGATTCAAGCGGAAACAGCACTCTCTATCCAACAAGCTACATTTAACATCAAAACAAGTGATGAGTACAATACACAACAGTTTGATACAAATGAAAGTTACAAAGGGCTTAAAGCAAAATCTGTTACATTACTTAGTGGCACCTATACCCTAAATACTTTAGACGACGCCATTCACAGTAATGACACTTTAACTATCAAGGGTGGTGACTATAAGATTGATACTGGAGATGATGCGATTCATGCTGATAATACCCTGACTATAAATGACGGAAACATCACCATTAATCATAGTTATGAAGGAATTGAATCAAGTGTTATCAAGTTAAACGGTGGAACAATAAATGTGACAGCATCAGATGATGGCATCAACGCTGGCGGTAGTAGTGAAGATGACGGAACAGGACAATTTGGTGCAGATTCATTCGGTCAAGGAGGAAATCCTCCAGGTCAAGCAGATGATAGCAAATCTTTAGAAATAACAGGTGGTTCCATCACCATTGATGCTTCAGGTGACGGTTTAGATAGTAATGGTTCTATTACAATGTCAGGCGGTGATGTTGTCGTATACGGACCAACAACTGGCGGAAATAGCGCACTTGATTATGATGGAACATTTAATCTTACTGGTGGAACCCTAGTCGCTACTGGTACATCTGATATGGCGATGAATGTTAGCGATGATAGTTCACAAGCAAGTGTCGGTATTTATTTCAACTCTAGTCAATCAGCTGACACTTTATACAGTTTAACTAACAGTGATGGTACGCCTGTAGTAACATTTAAATCAAAGAAAGAGTTTCAACATGTTGTTATCTCTAGTCCTGATTTAAAAAATGATGGCACATACTCTTTACTATCAGGTAGTTCAACATCAGAAGACTCATCTAGTGGCTTGTATGCTTCAGGAACAAAAATCAATGGAGAAAAAATTAGTCCCATTACATTTGATGGATCAAATATCCTAAATATTGATCAAGATGGAAATGCTGTTCAAGGTGGAATGGGTATGGGTGGTGGTTCACCAGGTGGTCCTAGATAA
- a CDS encoding DUF4956 domain-containing protein: protein MLASIFPDGSSTIEITQLILCTLTSIGLGMVVSYIHTLNNIYTKNFIVTLAILPVLVQSVIMLVNGNLGTGMAVVGAFSLVRFRSVAGGSREITSIFWSMGIGLATGMGFIMYAIIFSLFVTIILIALYLTPFGSKQKLTERELKITISEDLDYPDLFQDIFDSYVTSQQLDSVRTTTMGSLYELRYHLILKEGTNEKELLDAIRVRNGNLPVVLGRCKTHNDTL from the coding sequence ATGTTAGCTAGTATTTTTCCAGACGGTAGTTCAACCATTGAAATCACACAATTAATTTTATGTACACTCACCTCAATAGGTTTAGGTATGGTTGTTTCTTATATTCACACACTTAATAATATCTACACAAAAAACTTCATCGTCACCTTAGCTATCTTACCTGTATTGGTACAATCTGTGATTATGTTAGTCAATGGTAATTTAGGTACTGGGATGGCAGTTGTTGGGGCATTTAGTTTGGTTAGATTTAGATCAGTTGCTGGTGGTTCTAGAGAAATAACAAGTATCTTTTGGTCGATGGGAATTGGTTTAGCAACAGGTATGGGATTTATCATGTATGCTATTATTTTTTCACTATTTGTGACAATCATCTTGATAGCTCTTTATCTCACACCTTTTGGTAGTAAACAAAAATTAACTGAAAGAGAATTAAAAATTACGATTTCAGAAGACTTAGACTATCCTGACTTATTCCAAGATATTTTTGATTCGTATGTAACAAGCCAACAACTTGATTCTGTCAGAACGACTACAATGGGAAGTTTATATGAACTAAGATACCATTTGATTTTAAAAGAAGGCACGAACGAAAAAGAATTACTTGATGCTATTCGTGTGAGAAATGGAAATTTACCAGTTGTTCTTGGTCGATGTAAGACACACAATGACACCCTATAA